TGGGCCGCTGCGGCAGGGTCCGCGCCACCTTTTCTCCATCCCACCCAGCTCGGCCAGGGGCTGGTCTGGCCCAGGCCGTTGACGTCACCACCAAGTTTGCAGCCCCTAGGCGCCCCACGTGTGGCGGCAGCGACGGTccgggaggctgggagggagtggCAGCCGCCGCTGACAGGTCTGGAGGAGCAGGACTCCACCTCGTCGCACCCAGGTAGGGCGCGAGAACAGTTTAGAGTGGCCAGGCGCACACCAAGAGGGGTGGACTGCTGGGCGCTGGCCTTCTGGCTCCCACTACGGCAGCGGGACTCCGGGGAACCTCGCACCGGGCGGAGAGGGAGCGCCCAGGCGGAGGAGAGGACAAGGAAGCCGGGACAGGGAGGCACAGTCTCTTGCCGCTCTCTGGAGCGCACCGAGCTCAGCAGCATCGGAGCAGGTCGTCCCCTCACCAGGATGGAGCAAAGGATGCACAGTCACTGAGCGGAGATCGGTGCCGAGTGGTCAATCGGGGGCCGGGGCTGAGACTCACGCCTTCGCCACCGCCGCCAAGATCCCCATTTCCGCGACTCTGAGAGAAGTGGCGCGCCGAAACCCGCCACAACACTCAGGATTTGCCGGGTCTGAGACGATGGTTTCTTAAGCACAGCACCAGGTCCCCCTTCCCGCCCCCTAGACCGGAGGCAGGGATCCCGCGCCTGTTTCCCGGGGCTGCGCCTCCCGGAGGAGTCCCGACTGCTGCCTCCCGGGGCAGCTCACACGGCCGCGGGGACGCACGGGCGATGCGGCCTCCGTCCAGTGCGCAGGCCCTCCTGGAGGATGCCATGGCACCTGAAAGAGTCCCGGCCTAGCATGGCCCGCAGGCTTCTCGACGTCGCCTCCGGCTAGGATGGCCCCTCCGGGCCCGGCCGGTGCGCACCCCGCCACGGCCGAGCCGCTGTCCCGTAGCATCTTCCGGAAGTTCTTGTGGATGCTCTGCTCCCTGCTCACGTCCCTTTACGTTTTCTACTGCCTGGCCGAGCGCTGCCAGACCCTGTCAGGCCCCGTCGTGGGGCTGTCGGGCGCTGGCCGGGAGGCGGGGGCCCCAGGTCGCGGCGACCTGGCCGGAGGCCGGAGGGAGTTGGCGGTGTGGCCCGTAGCGGCGCAGAGAAAGCGCTTAGCGGCGCAGAGAAAGCGCTTCTTGCAACTGCGGCAGTGGCGGAGGCGCCGGCGGCCCGCGGGGCGCCACGGCGTCGAGAAGGCGGCCTGGGAAGAGGAGACCCCCAGCCTGGCCGGGGGTCCTGGTGGCTCTGGGGCTGGGAGCAGCGTGGCCGAGGCCCCGCCAGGGACCCTGGCGCTGCTGCTGGATGAAGGCAGCAAGCAGCTGCCGCAAGCCATCATCATCGGCGTGAAGAAGGGCGGCACGCGGGCGCTGCTGGAGTTCCTGCGCGTGCACCCCGACGTGCGCGCCGTGGGCGCCGAGCCCCACTTCTTCGACCGCAGCTACGACAAGGGCCTCGCCTGGTACCGGTGAGCTGGCGCGGGGGtgtctggggtggtggggagaagggcTTGAGAAAGCTGGTGTAGACTGCCAGTTCACCTCCCTCTCCATTTCGGGCAGAAGGCAAAGGGGCGGCAGTAGTTGTCCTTAACTTGAGGGGTCTCTCTCCCCATCgcacctccttttttttttcaggacagTGGGTGCTATCCACTTTCCACGTGGGTGGGTGGGCAGTTTGGGCCTTCATGCTTTTTTATTCAGTCTTCGGGATTCCCTTTCCTCCAAATAGCCAatctcatctttttcttctgctcTGCGACAGAATCCTTGttagctaaagaaaaaaaaaaaaaaaaaaacaaaaactctcctAAGTCAGAACCTGCTCATCAATTATTACTAGATCTTTCCTCTTTCCCAAGGaagcctgttttcatttcttctttgcctTCTGGGCAATTCCCTGTGGTTAATGCAGACTTTGCCCTCAGGTATTTATTTACCTTGACCCTTTGCCAGATAATTATTGTAGGTGGTAAGTAATATAGAAACTTCGTAAAAGTGTCAAGAACCAGAGTCTAGGTAGTCGGGAAATATATGTTGGAGCAAGTGCCAGCCACGGGTCACTGTGTTTCAAAGAAGTCTTCCTTGGTAATAACTTCTGTTGGGGGAGAGGAATGAGTTTTATAAAGTACTATCTGTAATTATAAAGAGGAGTGCCTTTTGTCCCTGGACTGGCAGAAACTTCCCCAAAGCTCTTCacacaattctttttaaaaatgaggtggctagtaaaaaagggggggggggcggagaagaggaggaaatatAGGGACACTGGTTACAGTTAAGGAAACAAGTCTGATTTAGATTTTAATCTTAAATTGACCAGTCTTCTCAAATTCAGCCCACTTTTAATAATAGAATTACCTAAACTCTAATAAATCCTAGTGTCACCTGGATTTCATTCCCCATAAAATATTGGCTTTTTTGTTCTCTAAGAACAAGGAAAAATCATGTGgccagaattttccattttatagttttatctcGTTCTTTAAATGGCAGTCTCCTTGTCATTTTAACTGAAACAATATTACAAAAGTTacaatacaatttaaatatatttcaaaggacCACTAAATCAACCATGCAGCCCCAAAACAGCAATGGACATGATTTGACAAGTTTATTTACATGAGGGGTCAAACGCACTCTCAGATAGATTTCAGGAGCTGAATTTACAGTAACCCAACTCATGAGAAAACATTTGGTCCTAAAAGTCAAATTCAAACATTAAACTACTTTAAAACAGTAACTTTCCATttattggaaagaaaaacaaacaacctttccttaatacagaatatatatcatttaaaatcatcAGCCTCTTAAAAAATCCCCTTGTGTTTCTGTCATTTATGTTGTATCCTCTGGGAAGTTCTTATAAAAATGACCTGTTGAATCTGAAAACAACAGGTCCTTCTTTTTAGCACAAAGGGAGCTCTGTTTTTTCCATCAAGGACACAAGAAAGAAGTGATTAAAGACCCCTAAAACTCTTATCTATAGCAGTTTGCATTGAATTCGGCCTCGTACAGTGTATAAGGGAACACATTTCAAGCCGACTGCCCGGAATATCTAAGACAATGTTGAGCTCTGAGGTGCTATTATATGTGGTGAAATATTTAGTACTAAAACCCTTTACTTAAAACTTTACCATTTAGACTTTATTTCCACAAagtgggattgtttctttttactcCAGAAATGAGTATTTAAGGGCACCGTATATCTGGAGATCTGGATCTTATTTTCTATGGACCTTTCTGAGCTTATGTAAGAGAAGGAAAGCTTCAAGGTAACTAGAAACACAAGtactgaaaaaaaacaaaacaaaacaagacaaaaaagagagagagggagaagaaaagtcaCAGACATTTAGTGCATTCTCTCAGTTAGAAACTGGATGCATGCTGTAAAGTAAATCTGTCTTCGGATTGTTTACTCCAGCAGAGGAGTTCTATAAAGCAATTTATGGTGGTTACAAAAATAACTGCACAGTAGACTTCATGGTTTGGtgaatttaattttctaagtGTTGGAGCAATGTCTTTGTTTTACCATTTGCAGTGGTTTTTTATTGGATGCATAAATTTAAGTTTAACTCAATTACGTAGaaaactcttattttaaaaaaaaatccaagctaTGGAGCCTGGATTATGTgattatttaatgaaattttgcCTCAGTTCTCTTTCACTTGGCCCTGAATTTGGAGTTTGATGTTTGTGAGAAAGACTGAAGACCTTAAcctcgggggggtgggggggaaccaaCTCCCACACAGAATGCCACTTAACTATTAAGTGCATTTTAGCTGCTTGCATTTAGCCACTATTTTAGCATGAAGGATTCAGTTAGGTTTTCTTGAATTAGCCCAAAATTTGTAATACAGGGCTTCTATCCCACATTTATGGCCACACGTGACctcatgcacgcacacacacacacgagaggaAAGAAAACCCCAGTGTTTGCCCTCCAAAGTGaattgaggaagagaaaaatgtgtatgaTATCTTTCATAtgaataattttttcaatttattgaattttagagagagagagagagaggtgaagggagacagagagaaacactgtctCAACATTGGTTTAtgcttgtatgtgtcctgaccagggattgaactcgcaGCCTTGATGTTGGGATGAATCTCCAACTAccttagctacccagccagagctaatATCTTTCAGATGCTCATTGACATGAGACAATCACACGTAAATATCTAGCCTCCGTTTCTTTTTACCCAGTGAAATCTCCTAGTCTACATTAATAGTTTGTTGTGGCAGTGCCCCCTACTGCCTTGACAAAGGGACACATCTGTTGCTGTTAGGAAGTTTCAGAAAATCCCTGGGAGAATGAGTTTGAGAGTTGAGTTAGAAATGTGTTGTTAGAAAGTTTCAGTAAACTTATCATGCTGGGAAAAACAAAGTACTTTATAAAGTGCATCCCAAGAATAGTGTAATCAACTGTTTCTTTGAACAAATTTGTAGTAAAggcaaagaaaattaatttatttaaaatctcacaaaggaaaattttctaattaatttaaaatgtcttaacactaaaataaatgaaacaaaggcAAATTGTAATATGCCAGGAAATTTGTTAACGAAAATTTAGGATGCTTCAGTGTAGCTTTCTGGATATGCAACTCCACCCTGATGGGCTTTAAAAAACATTCCACATTACTTAATTTAGCAGACATGATATTAGTCCAACAAATGTCTGTGGCTTACATGCCACGGGAAAAGCAATCCTTTGCAGTGAACAGTCTCCAtttccactgtgtgtgtggtggttCATGAACAAAACAGGGAACTGTTGGATTAGCTGCTCAACATTTGGATCTTTTCTGGAAAGTCAAGGCCAGATGCCTCGACTGTGTAGTTCAAGAGCAGGTGAGCTTAGAATTTAGTAccgtttccctctctccctgtgtgTATCTGCACCAGCGAGAagatgagcttttttttttttcctcctaagacAACACATACCTAATTATGAAGTATTTAAAGATGTGTGTGCattcatataatatatatgggtgtgtgtgtacatacatacatatacac
This window of the Desmodus rotundus isolate HL8 chromosome 9, HLdesRot8A.1, whole genome shotgun sequence genome carries:
- the HS3ST3A1 gene encoding heparan sulfate glucosamine 3-O-sulfotransferase 3A1, with amino-acid sequence MAPPGPAGAHPATAEPLSRSIFRKFLWMLCSLLTSLYVFYCLAERCQTLSGPVVGLSGAGREAGAPGRGDLAGGRRELAVWPVAAQRKRLAAQRKRFLQLRQWRRRRRPAGRHGVEKAAWEEETPSLAGGPGGSGAGSSVAEAPPGTLALLLDEGSKQLPQAIIIGVKKGGTRALLEFLRVHPDVRAVGAEPHFFDRSYDKGLAWYRDLMPRTLDGQITMEKTPSYFVTREAPARISAMSKDTKLIVVVRDPVTRAISDYTQTLSKRPDIPTFESLTFKNRTTGLIDTSWSAIQIGIYAKHLEHWLRHFPIGQMLFVSGERLISDPAGELGRVQDFLGLKRIITDKHFYFNKTKGFPCLKKAEGSSKPHCLGKTKGRTHPEIDREVVQRLRDFYRPFNLKFYQMTGHDFGWDG